CGGCGGAACGAGAGTGATGTACGTAAGCGAATTGCTCAACATTGCAGCGAATCAAGTCATTACGAAGAATTACTATGCTGATGTCAATGCTTATGAATTCACATTTATTACATCACCGAATTCATCGGAGGAAGTTGAGCCGGTGCAGATCTCGCTATGGGGAAAGAATTCATCGGGACAATTGGTCACTGCACACCGGTTAGTATCGGAAGAATTGTTAGGTGCAGACAAAGGTGGCGGCGGCGGAGCAACAGGACCGGCGGGACCTACAGGACCGGCAGGAGATAGAGGGCCGGCAGGAGAGAGAGGGCCAGCAGGACCTACCGGTGCCACCGGTCCAGGTGGAGGCGATTCTGGAGCTACTGGACCTACAGGGATCACAGGAGCTCCTGGTCCTACAGGAACGACAGGAGCCCAAGGACCTACTGGGACCACGGGAGTCCAAGGTCCTCAAGGACCCACGGGTTCTGGAGGAGGCGATCAGGGGGTCACAGGGCTTACGGGGGCCACAGGGCTTACGGGGGCCACAGGGCTTACGGGGGCCACAGGGCCTACGGGGGCCACAGGGCTTACGGGGGCCACAGGGTTTACGGGAGTCACAGGGCTTACGGGAGTTACAGGGCTTACGGGAATGACAGGAGTCACAGGAACGACTGGTCCTGTATTAGCAGGTGAAGGATTCTCGGTATTTCTGCCAACCTTGGTGACAGGCACCACGGCCACGTTTGTTGGCTGGGAAGAAACGTCGCCGTATTACGGCAATGCGGCATTCGACCAGGCCTTAGGGGAATATACCGTTCCAGAGACAGGAAGATATTCTGTTGAAGCCACTGTCAACTTTGCCTATACCGCAGCCATTGCCACTGCTTTAGACCCGGCAGCGAATCCGTCTTTAGTGGTACAAAGAACTACGCCAGCTCCAGTTACAGATCTGGTCACCGGATTATTACCGGTACTGGATGTAGATGTTACAGGAACGCTAACCCTTAGAACACTTCTTAGAAGCGGAACAGTCACACTGGCAGGTGAAGTGGAGCTTACAGCAGGTGATGTGATCATTCTCGTCTACCAGTCTAATGGAGTGGCGCTGGATGTGGATCTAGGTGCTACAACTTCTGGCGTAGTATGGTCTGTTCACAGATTAACCTGATCCTAGAATAGAGCCGCTTCACCTATTAGCGGATTAAGGAGCTATCCTTAGGGATGGCTTCTTTTGTATATCGCATCATTCTCAGGAGGCGGGGAGATGGAAGCAGAACAGGAAGGTCTGTTCAGTCTGTGTATGATTGTGAAGAACGAAGAAGCTGTGTTAGGACGTTGTCTGGACTCGGTCAGAGACCTGATGGATGAGATCATTATTGTGGATACGGGATCGACAGACAGGACTGTCACTGTTGCAGGCTGGTATACCGAGAAGGTGTTTACTTATCAGTGGGATGAGGATTTTGCAGCTGCCCGTAATTATTCCTATGAGCAGGCGACGATGCCTTATGTCATCTGGATGGACGCGGATGAGCTGCTGAGTGCGCCGGAAGCTGAGAAGCTGGCCCGGCTGAAGCAGCAGCTTGCGCAGGAGCATGAGGGGGTGGAGGTGATCTGGATGGGGGCCCGGCTATCTCCGCAGCCTTCCCAAGCTGCCCCAACTGTTGTCCCAGTGTATCCAGAGCGTCGTCCCCGTGTTGTGAAGCGCGGACATTTCCGCTGGCAGGGAAGGGTTCATGAAGAGTTGAACATTGGAGCGGGCTCTGCCTTGAATACAGACGTTTATATTGATCATCGTCCGTCTGCTGTTCATACGGAGCGCAACCTGCAAATTCTTAAGCGCTGGATCGCTGAGGAAGGCAAAGCTGAAGGAAGGCTGCTCTTCCACTATGCGAATGAATGCTTCGGCGCCCGGAACTATCAAGCTGCTGC
The sequence above is a segment of the Paenibacillus sp. FSL R7-0204 genome. Coding sequences within it:
- a CDS encoding glycosyltransferase family 2 protein is translated as MEAEQEGLFSLCMIVKNEEAVLGRCLDSVRDLMDEIIIVDTGSTDRTVTVAGWYTEKVFTYQWDEDFAAARNYSYEQATMPYVIWMDADELLSAPEAEKLARLKQQLAQEHEGVEVIWMGARLSPQPSQAAPTVVPVYPERRPRVVKRGHFRWQGRVHEELNIGAGSALNTDVYIDHRPSAVHTERNLQILKRWIAEEGKAEGRLLFHYANECFGARNYQAAAASYEQVLRELSGWKEKRITCCLRLSECYRELGEAELRLNSLFRSFGFGLPQADVCCAIAGFFEERREWESAIYWYLQAIGRQTAPPGERPVSQACYTWLPHVLVSRCFAAAGEWQQAYRHNEQALAYLPGNQVLLGQRSALHQVLEETRYKKE